In Bacillus sp. NP247, one DNA window encodes the following:
- a CDS encoding class I SAM-dependent methyltransferase codes for MNRIKYIREEEKKYHDLCYDQYKLFEAGSWLYKPVKTVMDMMVFFEGQNNLQVLDLGCGVGRNSIPIAQKIMNSGGTVTCVDLLDSALTKLQIYSKEHGVFEYIKAEQSAIEDYYIPFNTYNYIVAVSSLEHVKSEEDFKKVLHSMKYGTKSGGINCLIVNSSIQEIDLETNQELDALIENNLSKEEMIRTLKSVYTEWQEIKVEIKNLAYNIVRNGKHINLKTNAITYVAQKL; via the coding sequence ATGAACCGAATTAAATACATAAGAGAAGAAGAGAAAAAGTATCACGACCTTTGCTATGATCAATATAAATTATTCGAAGCGGGGTCTTGGCTTTATAAGCCTGTCAAAACAGTTATGGATATGATGGTTTTTTTTGAAGGACAGAACAATTTACAAGTACTGGATCTCGGTTGTGGTGTAGGCAGAAACAGTATTCCGATTGCACAAAAAATAATGAATAGTGGCGGTACTGTTACTTGTGTTGATCTACTTGATTCAGCTTTAACGAAGTTACAAATTTACAGCAAAGAACATGGTGTATTTGAATACATAAAAGCGGAACAATCAGCAATTGAAGACTACTATATTCCCTTTAATACTTATAACTACATCGTTGCAGTATCAAGTTTAGAACATGTGAAATCAGAAGAAGACTTTAAGAAAGTGCTTCACTCTATGAAATATGGGACAAAGAGTGGCGGTATCAACTGTTTAATAGTCAACTCTAGCATTCAAGAAATTGACTTGGAAACGAATCAAGAATTAGATGCTTTAATTGAAAATAACCTTTCTAAAGAAGAAATGATACGTACACTAAAAAGTGTTTATACTGAATGGCAAGAAATAAAAGTTGAAATAAAAAATTTAGCCTATAATATTGTACGCAATGGAAAACACATTAATTTAAAAACTAATGCGATTACTTATGTCGCTCAAAAATTGTAG
- a CDS encoding NADP-dependent oxidoreductase, translating to MKAIVIDQYGSIEELQERQVPKPVVKCNEVLIRIHATSVNPVDWKIRKGDLQEKLRFSFPITLGLDVAGVIEEIGEDVDSFKIEDKVFTKPENIGKGSYAEYITVKSDLVAHMPNNLSFEEAASIPLAGLTAWQSLVDYAQIKENDRVFIHAGAGGVGSIAIQIAKSFGAFVATTASSKNEGFLKSLGVDLVIDYKKDKFEELLPDFDIVLDTIGGEVQEKSFQVIKSGGVLISIVHEPLHEVKGIKSGFLWLKPNGKQLDELTSLIQAEKIKPIISKVVPFNEKGVREAHILSESQHTRGKIVITME from the coding sequence ATGAAAGCAATTGTTATTGATCAATATGGCAGTATTGAAGAATTACAAGAAAGGCAAGTTCCAAAACCGGTTGTTAAGTGTAATGAGGTATTAATACGTATTCATGCAACTTCTGTAAATCCTGTTGATTGGAAAATTAGAAAAGGAGACTTACAAGAAAAGTTACGATTTTCATTTCCGATCACTTTAGGCTTAGATGTCGCTGGCGTAATTGAAGAAATTGGAGAAGATGTGGATTCTTTCAAAATAGAGGATAAAGTATTTACGAAACCTGAAAATATAGGAAAAGGCTCTTATGCTGAGTACATTACAGTAAAATCAGATTTAGTAGCTCACATGCCAAATAATCTTAGTTTTGAAGAAGCAGCATCTATACCCCTTGCAGGACTTACAGCTTGGCAAAGTCTAGTGGATTATGCGCAAATCAAAGAAAATGACCGAGTATTCATTCATGCTGGTGCTGGTGGAGTAGGAAGTATTGCAATTCAAATTGCGAAATCATTTGGAGCTTTTGTCGCAACAACTGCAAGTAGTAAAAATGAAGGGTTTTTAAAGTCCTTAGGGGTTGATCTCGTAATTGACTATAAAAAAGATAAATTTGAAGAGTTACTACCAGATTTCGATATTGTATTAGATACAATTGGTGGAGAAGTACAAGAAAAAAGTTTTCAAGTTATTAAATCTGGTGGCGTTCTAATCTCTATCGTTCATGAACCACTTCATGAAGTAAAGGGCATAAAATCAGGGTTTTTATGGTTAAAACCAAACGGAAAGCAATTAGACGAATTAACTAGTTTGATCCAAGCTGAAAAAATCAAACCAATCATTAGTAAGGTTGTACCATTTAATGAAAAAGGAGTTAGAGAAGCTCATATTTTGAGTGAAAGTCAGCATACTAGAGGGAAAATTGTAATTACAATGGAATGA
- a CDS encoding ParM/StbA family protein produces the protein MSILLKAGADAGNNGLKLMVKGQDPIFIPSIYSLYIGEPTGLLDEGDVSSSELENHIDVTISSPSLMLNNVRYIVGEKVIQDQLKGTEVEKKSNKSTDELMVITILSGLAISAMRQSPTSSHINIRYDLSVALPMQLITQEIAAENAKRYMGNHKVIFHYPNGRDVTINVSIEFCKCLPEGASGTWGIVYDEEGNVVKHKIECEQNQVSEIDFVDKTLLSFDIGAGTTEEVVSLGVNFRPQLSKGLSYGVKETLLQIITRWNRKYPTKTIDSITEFNQIYLNEKHPRNALLVEESQPAFLGLAARVATDIINKIDDMKDDPYVFIYGGGAVIIKNSLKMILKQKGRLKNVIFVDNPLFTNARGLLVYTCSPKYREHKQKELGFTNLTIS, from the coding sequence TAGGAGAGCCTACAGGATTGTTAGATGAGGGTGATGTGTCATCATCAGAATTAGAGAATCACATTGATGTGACCATTAGTTCTCCATCGCTAATGTTAAATAATGTACGATACATCGTTGGAGAAAAAGTGATTCAAGATCAATTAAAAGGTACTGAAGTGGAGAAGAAATCAAATAAATCTACTGATGAGTTAATGGTTATTACAATCCTTTCAGGTTTAGCGATAAGTGCTATGCGTCAAAGTCCAACTTCAAGTCATATTAATATTCGTTATGATTTATCTGTTGCTCTACCAATGCAACTAATTACACAAGAAATTGCTGCGGAAAATGCGAAACGGTACATGGGTAATCACAAAGTCATTTTTCATTATCCGAATGGGCGCGATGTTACGATTAATGTTTCTATTGAGTTTTGTAAATGTCTACCTGAAGGCGCTTCTGGGACGTGGGGGATTGTATATGATGAGGAAGGAAATGTTGTGAAACATAAAATAGAATGTGAACAAAATCAGGTTTCAGAAATTGATTTTGTAGATAAAACTTTATTGTCTTTTGATATTGGCGCGGGGACAACGGAAGAAGTTGTTTCATTAGGGGTAAATTTCCGTCCGCAATTAAGTAAAGGATTATCGTACGGTGTAAAAGAAACGTTATTACAAATTATTACGAGGTGGAATCGGAAATATCCTACGAAAACAATTGATAGTATTACAGAATTCAACCAAATTTATTTAAATGAAAAGCACCCAAGGAATGCATTGTTAGTTGAGGAATCGCAACCAGCGTTTTTAGGTTTAGCAGCACGTGTCGCAACGGATATTATTAACAAAATTGATGATATGAAAGACGATCCATACGTATTTATTTATGGTGGGGGCGCAGTTATTATTAAAAATAGCTTAAAAATGATTTTGAAACAAAAAGGACGCTTGAAAAATGTGATTTTTGTAGATAACCCGTTATTCACCAATGCTCGTGGTCTTTTAGTATATACATGTTCGCCAAAATATAGAGAGCATAAGCAAAAAGAGTTAGGGTTCACAAACTTAACGATAAGTTAG
- a CDS encoding alpha/beta fold hydrolase, whose product MSEQVFKVNSIDICTESFGNPNNPAILLIMGATCSMVYWDEEFCEGLASTGRFVIRFDNRDVGRSVTYEPGTSNYTVADLAEDAIGVLDAYHIDRAHLFGMSLGGMIAQIAAVKHPERILSLTLLATSVIGSDNNTRDLPPMDERILTHHANGANLDWTNKDVIAKYLVTGSRLLCGSKRIFDEARTLKQVKQEIERANNLLSMFNHALLTGDDSYEGILKSLLVPTLVIHGTDDTALPLEHGLALIDEIPNAKLITLEGSGHENHPDDWAEIIKTVSKHTSKI is encoded by the coding sequence ATGAGTGAGCAAGTATTCAAGGTAAACAGTATTGATATATGTACAGAAAGCTTTGGTAACCCTAATAACCCAGCAATTTTATTAATTATGGGGGCTACATGCTCAATGGTTTATTGGGATGAAGAATTTTGTGAAGGGTTGGCTAGCACAGGAAGGTTTGTCATTCGCTTTGATAACCGTGATGTTGGGCGCTCTGTTACATATGAGCCTGGGACTTCCAATTACACTGTAGCAGACCTCGCTGAAGATGCAATCGGGGTACTCGATGCGTATCATATTGACAGGGCACACCTTTTTGGCATGTCATTAGGAGGTATGATTGCTCAAATTGCTGCAGTAAAACACCCAGAAAGAATTTTGTCCTTAACATTACTAGCAACAAGCGTTATTGGATCTGATAACAATACTCGTGATTTGCCTCCAATGGATGAAAGAATTTTGACACATCATGCTAATGGTGCGAATTTAGATTGGACTAATAAAGATGTTATAGCGAAATATTTAGTTACAGGATCACGTCTACTCTGTGGATCAAAGCGTATATTTGATGAAGCAAGAACTTTGAAACAAGTAAAGCAAGAAATAGAACGTGCTAACAATTTATTAAGCATGTTTAACCATGCCCTCCTTACAGGTGATGATTCTTATGAAGGTATACTTAAGTCATTACTAGTACCTACTTTAGTAATTCATGGTACGGACGATACGGCTCTTCCACTTGAACATGGACTCGCACTTATTGATGAAATTCCGAACGCAAAACTAATAACGCTTGAAGGTTCAGGACATGAGAATCATCCCGATGACTGGGCCGAAATTATTAAAACAGTTTCAAAACATACATCTAAAATATAA